The sequence TTCCGCAGCGGAGAGGAGCCGTGACGGTCAGCGCAAACCATTGTCCTAATGGGCCGGATGATCTGCATACTCGTTAACTTACCTATGTTTCTACACCGAACGGCTTAACGCAATCGTTTGTGCTAATATCCCATCTTCCTGCGCCAGCGTCAACGCTAAAGTGCAACAAACTGACAGAGTATCCGTTCCCCAGCCAGGATGAGTGGCACTGGTGATTGTCGGGCGAAGCTGAGGCCGGGGCAATCATTGCATCGGAGCGTAGGCTTGCAGTTCACCGCAGGAGGAGAACGCCTGCCTGGGATTATCACCGGAAGCTGGTTTGCCGACCACGCGGAGACCGAAGACATGGATCGGCTTGGCCAGCTGGCAGGTGAATCGTTCGCCTCCCTTAAGGCCGGCGGGATTCTCGGCGGTTGTCGCCGGGTAGCCAGCGATTTCACACAGGCGCATCCACGGACCCTTGGCAGTGGACTGGTATTCCAAACGCGGTTTGCCGGCAGCGGCGTCGAACCAGCCGCCATCGTGGAAGGTCTTGCCGTGGGCAAACATCACCCGGTTGACCAGAACCGGCTCCTCGAGTTCCACCCCAAACCAGTCCAGCGGGGCGCGTTTGCCGCTGAAGGTGGCGGCGATGGTCTCGCAGTTGTCGTCAATAATTGAGCCGGCGTTGGGTTTGCGAGAGCGGACTTCGATGCCGTCCATGAGCAGGTTTCTGTCCGGACGTGGCGGCTTGTACGGAAGCCATATCCTGTAGGCGCTGCCGTTGGCGCCGGCATCAGCAAATGGAACCAGGCTGAGGCTCAGCGGTGTGCCTGCTTTCAACGCGCCGGCTGGTTTGCACGTCACGCCGTTGATGCTAAAGACCTCCGCTCCCGGCCACGATTTGAGCGGCTTCGGGGCCGGCCTGGGTGTGAAATGCAGCGCCGCGAGCGTCGGGCCGGACACACCGACGGCGCTCAGCGGGCAGTCCTTGGTTTTCAGCAGCGCTTCATCGGCGGCCAGCACCAGCGGGCCGTAGAGGACCGCCAGGCGGCTCTCGTTCTTGTGGTCGCCCACGACCAGCCGCGGCTCGAGCGTGAGCACCAGCTCGACCTCATCGCCCTGCTTCCATTCGCGGCGCACAGCGGCGTAACCGTCAGGGCTAGGCTCCGCGTTAACCTGCCGGCCATTGACCCGCAACCCGGGGCTCTGGCACCACGCGGGCACGCGCAGCTTGAGGGTGAAGAAATGCTGCGTTTCAGGCGCAAGGCTGATGCGGATTCCGCCGTCGCTGGGATACCTGGTTCTCGTGCGAACGGCCACGGGCGTGCCGTCAAGGAGTCGGAGCTGGGCGGCGCCTTCGTCATACAGGTTGATCACGATGCCCTCGGCATCCGTGCTGAGGGCGAAGGTCGGGATGAGCGCGACGCCGCGCGGCCCGCTGGACAGGCAGCAATGACCTTCGAGGGTGCTGCTATAGGGCTTCTTGCCCTGCATTTGCACATAGTAGCCCCAAGCCGACCCGTCCGGGCATTGGGCGCCGAACAACTGGTTGAGCACCACCTTCTCCAGTTGCTCGGCAAAGCGAGCCTCGCCGGTGAGCCGCAGCAACTGGGCGTTGAACTGCAGCCAGGTGGTCGTGACGCAGGTCTCGCCCACGTTGTTGACGTTGGGCAGGTCGAAGTCGTCGTGGAAGAACTCGCGGTAGCTGGCGGCGCCGGTCAGGTAGAGGCGGTGCTGGACGATGTCCTGCCAGGCGTTGAGGCAGGCGTCCAGGAACT is a genomic window of Candidatus Paceibacterota bacterium containing:
- a CDS encoding glycoside hydrolase family 127 protein, whose protein sequence is MIVHHLTLALALAVAAPLAVGASAITLVPEKVQPVIADRQDFQTPDCVQLRGWIGRRVAANADNRMVKMDPDRLLEGYRKRPGRQIWDGEHIGKWLHAATLAWVNNGDSALREKLDYTAAELVKCQLDDGYLGTYVESERWTLWDVWAHKYNLIGLITYMRYTGNMGPLPACRRMADLLCATFGDQPGQRDIIPAGQHMGMAPTSVLEPMVLLYRLTGETRYLDFCKYILRAWERPNGPKIVSTLLGAKRVDKVGNGKAYEMLSCLNGALEYYRTVGDRQFLDACLNAWQDIVQHRLYLTGAASYREFFHDDFDLPNVNNVGETCVTTTWLQFNAQLLRLTGEARFAEQLEKVVLNQLFGAQCPDGSAWGYYVQMQGKKPYSSTLEGHCCLSSGPRGVALIPTFALSTDAEGIVINLYDEGAAQLRLLDGTPVAVRTRTRYPSDGGIRISLAPETQHFFTLKLRVPAWCQSPGLRVNGRQVNAEPSPDGYAAVRREWKQGDEVELVLTLEPRLVVGDHKNESRLAVLYGPLVLAADEALLKTKDCPLSAVGVSGPTLAALHFTPRPAPKPLKSWPGAEVFSINGVTCKPAGALKAGTPLSLSLVPFADAGANGSAYRIWLPYKPPRPDRNLLMDGIEVRSRKPNAGSIIDDNCETIAATFSGKRAPLDWFGVELEEPVLVNRVMFAHGKTFHDGGWFDAAAGKPRLEYQSTAKGPWMRLCEIAGYPATTAENPAGLKGGERFTCQLAKPIHVFGLRVVGKPASGDNPRQAFSSCGELQAYAPMQ